Part of the Bacillus cabrialesii genome is shown below.
CCTTTGCTCCATGAAGAATCTGAGGCCGGTTTTTCTCCATTAATTCCATCTCAATCCAGTGTGAAATATGATGCTCTCCGCCTGATGCCGGGCGGGAATGATCTAAGGCCAGCATGACAAGCCCCGATACGATTAAAGACTCCATCAACACATGTATGCCTGTTTCCGTTTTCATCGCAATGTCTTCCGTATGTGCGATACAGGCGTCAAGCGCCTCCTGAACGACCTTAGCCCCTGCTGGCGAATAAGGCTCGCCGGCAAGGTGACGGGATATTTCCCAATCAGCTAAAGACGTTATTTTACCGAGCATGTCGCCAAATCCTGCGGCCACCATTGACTGGGGTGCCGCTTTTAAAAGATCCAGATCAGCGAACAGCGCGGATGGAGCCTTCGTTTGGATGGTTGTTTTCGTACCGTATAAAATAAGCGGCGCCCCGGCTGATGTAAATCCATCTACAGATGGAGCAGTCGGATAAGAAATAAACGGTAACTCCCTCTGAAACGCCGCGAAGCGGACGATATCATGAATCGTGCCTGAACCGACTGCGATCATAACATCCGTTGTTTTTTTCGTATGGATCAGCACATGAATGAGCGATCGTTCATCAGCCGTCACATCTCCGGCTTCATTTTCCGGAATGATGAGGCATTCGGCCTGAAACCCTTCTTGATTCAGGCGGTTTTCCAGATCAATGCCTGCAATGCGGTGTGTATTCGAGTCACAGACTAGGACAATATGCTTGTCGTTTTTTCGTTTTACATAATCCAAAAGTGAATCGGCTGCTTGTTTATCGAGAACAATTTCTTCAACTTCTATAGGAAACGTCTTTTCTCCGGCGAGTTCAAAAGCACGCTGAACGTCAGCTGCGATACGGTTCATAGCAGAATCCCCTCCTCAGCCAATTTGGTTACATCCTTAATAGACTCCAGCACATAATCCGGCGCATATAAACGCTGTTCACCCGGTTTCGCAGAACCAGTAAGCACTAAGGCGCTTTTCATGCCATACAACTTCCCCATCGCAATGTCAGATTCAATGCTGTCTCCGATAATCATGCATTCGTGTGCGGACAGCCCCATTGCCGTACAAGCAGCCTCCGCCATCAGCCATGACGGCTTTCCGACAACAAGCTCCGTCTTCGCTTGAGCGGAAGCCTCGATCGCCCCAATCATGCCGGCCACATCGATGGCATTGCCGTCTTCGTTCGGAAAAGAGCGGTCTTTGTTCGTAGCAATGATACGAGCACCGCCGGCGGCCGCTTGAAAGGCTTGATTTAAATCTTCGTACGTGAGCGTTTCATGAAGGGAGACCACAAGCCAATCCGCTTCCTTCGGTTCGTTCGCGTGCTGCACGCCGGCCAGCCTTAGCTCGTCAACCAAGCCTTGCTCTCCAAGCACCCACACCTTTGAAAAACGATAATGGTTTTTCAGAAATGCTGCTGTCACGCTTGACGATAGAACAATGTCATTTACGTCCGCATCAATCCCCGCGCCGAGAAGTTTTTTTCTGCACATGGCACGGGAGATATTCCCCCGATTGCTCAGAAAAACAATTTTTTTCCCCATTTCACGAAGCGTATGGATCGCTTCTCTTGCCCCTTCAATCAATTCATTTCCTCTAAATACAGTACCGTCCAAGTCAATCAGAATGCCGGCCGGTGACACTGCGGAATCATGACTGGCCATAATACGCATTTGCTCCGTGTTTTCGATAAAAATGCTTTTCGTGAAGGACTGTATTGATTGGGTTTACATCCTTGTTCAGCATAATGGAGTGGTAGGCCATTTCCGCAACCGTTTCTAATACAACTGCGTTATGAATGGCATTTAAGGCGTCCGTGCCCCAGCAGAAAGGACCGTGATTGTTCACGAGCACACCCGGCACCTGTTCGTAGTTATGATGCTGAAAGGTTTCCGCTATGACTTTTCCTGTATTCAGTTCGTAGTCATGAATGATTTCTTCATCGTACATTTCTCTTGTACACGGAATCGCACTGTCAAAATAATCAGCATGTGTCGTGCCTAACGGCGGAATGTCTCTGCCTGATTGCGCCCAGCTTGTCGCCCATTGAGAATGAGTATGGACAATTCCCCCGATGTTCGGAAAGGCTTTGTACAAATAAACATGGGTAGGTGTATCTGAAGAAGGCTTGAGCGATCCTTCGACAACCTCTCCATCTAGGTTCAAAACAACCAAGTCATCAGCTGTCAGGTCGCTGTATTCGACACCGCTTGGTTTGATGACGATTCTTTCTTTTTCACGGTCAATCCCGCTGACATTTCCCCACGTAAAGGTTACCAGCTGATGCTCTTGAAGCTTCAGATTGGCAGCCAGCACTTCTTTTTTTAATGTTTCAAGCATGTTCCATCACCCTTTATGAATTCTTTTTGGCGGCAGATGAGAATTGAAGATTTTTGATTGTTTTCAGACGCTTCATGACATGGTTTTCTTTTCCGAAATAGTGAACAAGCTCTTTATATTCAGCGTATAATTTTTCATACACCGCGGCGTTTTCGGCGTTTGGCGAATAAGATATATCTTTCAGTTTTCCCATGTGCGCCGCTGCCTCTTTGATGTCGCCGTATCCGCCGTTTTCTTTACCGGCGGCAAGCGCGCCGAAAATGGCAGATCCTAAGGCAGGTGCTTGCGGAGAACCAGAGATTTTAATATCCATGTTCGTCACATCCGCATAAATCTGCATGACAAAAGGGTTTTTCTCAGCAATTCCGCCGGCTGCGTACAGCTCTTCAATCGGAACCCCGCTTTCTTTGAACGTTTCGATAATCATCCGGGTTCCATAAGCTGTCGCTTCAACTAATGCTCTATAAATCTCTTCAGGCTTCGTCAGCAGCGTCATGCCAAGCAGCATCCCTGTTAAATCCGCATCAACAAGGGTGGAGCGGTTTCCATTCCACCAATCTAAAGCAAGCAGGCCGCTTTCACCCGGCGCTTGCAGGTTTGCCTTCTCACTCAGCAGCTCATGAACGCCGATATTTTTTTCCTCTGCTTCCTCTTGATACGCTTGGGGGACACACGTTTTTACAAACCAATCAAAATGATCGCCAACACAGGACTGCCCGGCTTCATATCCCGCGTAGCCCGGGAGAATTCCGTTGTCCACGACACCGCACATACCTGGCACGATATGTACCTCTTCGCCCAGAAGAACATGGCACGTAGACGTTCCCATAATCATCAGCATTTTCCCTGGCTCTGTGATGCCGACCGCCGGCACGGAAACATGAGCGTCCACATTGGCTACCGCAACAGCCGTTCCCGGAAGAAGGCCTGTCAGCTGTGCCATTTTTTCAGTCAGTCCGCCGGCTTTTTCCCCTACTGAATGAATAGAACCCGCTAATTTGTCATTTGTAATCGTTTTCATTAAAGGGTTTAATTTGCTAAAGAAATCATCTGACGGATATCCCGCTTTTTCACTCCAAATCGCTTTATATCCTGCTGTACAATTGCTTCGCTTGAGCGAGCCGCACAGCTGGTACACGATCCAGTCTGCAGCCTCGATGATCCGGTCAGCCGCTTCATAAATATGAGGCGCTTCTTCGGCAATCTGCATGACCTTCGGAATCATCCATTCTGACGAAATTTTCCCCCCGTACCGCTGTAAAAAAGCTTCTCCTTCTTCTTCCGCGATTTGATTGAGCCGATCAGCATGTTTTTGGGCTGCATGATGCTTCCAGAGCTTTACATAGCTGTGCGGCTCCTCTTCATATTCCGGCAGCATGCATAACGGCTGCCCAGTACTGTCAACAGGCAGGATCGTACATGCCGTAAAATCAATTCCGATCCCGATAATATCTTTCGGTTCAACTCCCGTCTGTTCGAGTAAAGACGGAATGGTTGTTTCCA
Proteins encoded:
- the egsA gene encoding sn-glycerol-1-phosphate dehydrogenase gives rise to the protein MNRIAADVQRAFELAGEKTFPIEVEEIVLDKQAADSLLDYVKRKNDKHIVLVCDSNTHRIAGIDLENRLNQEGFQAECLIIPENEAGDVTADERSLIHVLIHTKKTTDVMIAVGSGTIHDIVRFAAFQRELPFISYPTAPSVDGFTSAGAPLILYGTKTTIQTKAPSALFADLDLLKAAPQSMVAAGFGDMLGKITSLADWEISRHLAGEPYSPAGAKVVQEALDACIAHTEDIAMKTETGIHVLMESLIVSGLVMLALDHSRPASGGEHHISHWIEMELMEKNRPQILHGAKVGCAAVLLTDTYRKLAQDDGLKEFSPRRREAIQSAYKTLPEGEVLADWLRSAGGPASFDEIGVGQDSVKNAFRHAHTLRDRCTGLRIINENKTLINHGLYE
- the araL gene encoding sugar-phosphatase AraL; the protein is MRIMASHDSAVSPAGILIDLDGTVFRGNELIEGAREAIHTLREMGKKIVFLSNRGNISRAMCRKKLLGAGIDADVNDIVLSSSVTAAFLKNHYRFSKVWVLGEQGLVDELRLAGVQHANEPKEADWLVVSLHETLTYEDLNQAFQAAAGGARIIATNKDRSFPNEDGNAIDVAGMIGAIEASAQAKTELVVGKPSWLMAEAACTAMGLSAHECMIIGDSIESDIAMGKLYGMKSALVLTGSAKPGEQRLYAPDYVLESIKDVTKLAEEGILL
- the araB gene encoding ribulokinase, with product MAYTIGVDFGTLSGRAVLVHVETGEELAAAVKEYRHAVIDTVLPKTGQKLPRDWALQHPADYLEVLETTIPSLLEQTGVEPKDIIGIGIDFTACTILPVDSTGQPLCMLPEYEEEPHSYVKLWKHHAAQKHADRLNQIAEEEGEAFLQRYGGKISSEWMIPKVMQIAEEAPHIYEAADRIIEAADWIVYQLCGSLKRSNCTAGYKAIWSEKAGYPSDDFFSKLNPLMKTITNDKLAGSIHSVGEKAGGLTEKMAQLTGLLPGTAVAVANVDAHVSVPAVGITEPGKMLMIMGTSTCHVLLGEEVHIVPGMCGVVDNGILPGYAGYEAGQSCVGDHFDWFVKTCVPQAYQEEAEEKNIGVHELLSEKANLQAPGESGLLALDWWNGNRSTLVDADLTGMLLGMTLLTKPEEIYRALVEATAYGTRMIIETFKESGVPIEELYAAGGIAEKNPFVMQIYADVTNMDIKISGSPQAPALGSAIFGALAAGKENGGYGDIKEAAAHMGKLKDISYSPNAENAAVYEKLYAEYKELVHYFGKENHVMKRLKTIKNLQFSSAAKKNS
- the araD gene encoding L-ribulose-5-phosphate 4-epimerase; translation: MLETLKKEVLAANLKLQEHQLVTFTWGNVSGIDREKERIVIKPSGVEYSDLTADDLVVLNLDGEVVEGSLKPSSDTPTHVYLYKAFPNIGGIVHTHSQWATSWAQSGRDIPPLGTTHADYFDSAIPCTREMYDEEIIHDYELNTGKVIAETFQHHNYEQVPGVLVNNHGPFCWGTDALNAIHNAVVLETVAEMAYHSIMLNKDVNPINTVLHEKHFYRKHGANAYYGQS